The Deltaproteobacteria bacterium genomic sequence ACCGGCCGGTGCCTGACCAACGAGCACCTCTGCCTGCGCTCCTACAAGGTCAAGATCGAGGACGGCGGCATCTGGGTGCAGCTGGTCGAGAATCCGGAACCGGAAAGGAAAGCCCGCTGATGGCCACACTGAGCGCGAAGTGCTCGATGGACATGGACTGCCCCAAGGAGGTGGTGGTCTGGAACTACTACGACCACGAGCACGTCGTCGGCACGCACTACAAGTACTACAGCGAGTTCCGGATCCTCGCCGAGCGCGACGACTGGTGCCTGGTGGAGCGCTTCTACAAGCTGCCCATCGTCAACCTGCGCGCCTCTTCCCTCGGCTTCATGTACATGGAGTCGCCGAACCTGATCCGCTCCATCCAGCACGGAAAGCTGGGACTGGTGCTCGACCAGGAGATCCAGCTCGAGGATCTCGGACCGGACCGCTGCCGCGTCACCTGCACGTACCGGATGGAGGTGCCGGGGTTCGTGCGGACCCTGCAGCCGCTGTTCCAGCGCGTGATCACGCGCTGGTTCCACGACACCTGGGTGGAGGATGCGCCGATGCGCGTGCGCCGCTGGAAGGTCTGGAAGCTCGGCTTCCGCGACTTCCGCGGACTGGATTACGTCAACCAGAAGACCGCCAAGCCCGCCGGCGCAGGCGAGCACCGTCCGCATCCGGTCCGGTTGCCGGTGGCGAAGACGCCGGAGAGCCCACCGGGCTCCGGCTACAAGCGGCCGTTCGACGAGAGCGTCGAGGTCGGGTACTGACCGCGGAGGTCCGCTTGCAATGCCCCGTCTGCGGTGGCGCGCTTTCCCGGAAGGTCCACCGCCGGGTGCGCGACTTCGAGCATGGGCTCCCGGTGCTCGCCGATTTCGACGCCTGCCCTTCCTGCGGCCTGATCGCGCAAGTGCCGCCCCCCAACGCCGCCGCCCTCGCCACTTACTACCCGCGCGACTACCGTCCCCACGCCGCGGCCGCCGTCACCAACGGCGTCTCGCTGATGACGCGGCTCAAGAACGTGCAGGCGTCGCTGCAGATCCGGCGGCTCGCGAAGTTCCTCCCGCCGCGCGACCAACCCATCCTCGAGCTCGGCTGCGGAGGCGGTCATTTCCTGCGGGCGCTCGATCGCCACGGCTACACCAATCTCACCGGCATCGATCGCACGCCGGAGCTGGGCCGGGCGTTGGAGGGAACGCGCATCCGCTACCGCGCGCTCGACCTCGACCGTTCCCTCGACCTCGGCGGCCCGTACCAGGCGATCGTGATGAACTATGTGATCGAGCACTTCGTCAGCCCGGAGGCGGTCCTGCGCGCCTGCCGCAAGGCGCTGGCTCCCGGCGGCCGCGTCCTGCTCCTGACGCCGAACAGCCGCGCGATCAGCCATCGCGTGTTCGGCCGCTACTGGTCGGGCCTGCATGCGCCGAGGCATACGCAGCTCTTCCATCCCGGGAACCTGCGCCTGCTCGCGGAGAAGATTGGCTTCGGCAACCTGGAGATGGTGTACCCGACGGACCCGGCTTCCTGGACGCTCTCGTTCCAGAACCTCATCCAGGGGATGAAGCGGACCGGCAGGCCGCCACGAGCCGGCACCGCCTGGTACAGCCTCGCGCTGCTGCCGGCCTGGTATCCGTTCGCGCTGATCGAGACGCTGGCGCGCCGCGCGTCGTCGATGTTCGCTGTCCTGACCGCCTGACGCGGGCCTCAGCGCTCGCCGCGCGCCTGCGCGGCCGGCTCGTCGCGCCTGCGGTAGACCGGCGCACCGCCCGGGCGAGCCACCTCGACGTAATGCTCCTCGCGGTATCGGGCGAGCTCGGGGAACGCCGAGAGTGGAATCCGGTCCCAGAGATGGATGCCCGCCGGCGAAGTGTCGACGAACCACGACGGCCTGCGCTTCTCGAGGTCCTCGAGTGTCGCCTCGACGTCGGCGCGCGCCCGGTGCTGCGCCGGATCGAAACCGGCCGGCAGATGCGCCGGATCGAAGTTGCCCATGTGCGGCGACGTGTTGACGTAGCGCGTGCCGGGAAGGCGATCCGACATCGTGTAGATCGGCGAATAGTGGCCCCAGACGAACAAGGCATCGCCCGGCGCGGTATTCGATCGCAGCCATTGCGCCAGCGCGCGTGTCCGCGGCTCCTGCTCCGGGTACGCGCCCGCGATGCCGCGACCCCACGAGAACGCCAGCCAGACCGCGAGCGGCACGGCGACCCCGGCGAGCGCGAAACCACGCACCCTCGGCGCGATGCCGTGCCAGCGCGCAGCGAGCGCGGCAGCGCCCGGAGCCGCCAGCATCGACAGCGGAGGGACGAACTGCAGGAAGTAGTGCTCGTAAAACCTTCCGCCCGCGGCGACCGGGAGCCAGGTCAGCCAGAGCATCACCGATAGGGCGCGCCACACCACGTCCGCGCGCGTCCGCACACTCTCTCGCGCTGCGAGCACCCACGGAACGCACGCCGCCGCCAGGCAGAGCGCGATCTCCGCCGCGCCGCGGCCCAGCGCCGAGCCCGCGCTTCCCGCGGACGCGTACTTGAAATTGCGCGCAATCGTCCATTCGAAGAACGCGGGGAGCTGGCCGAGCGCCGCATAGCCCGCGGCAACGGCCACCCATGGAACAATCCCGCCCGCCGCCAGCGCCGCGACGCCCGCCAGTGCGCGCCGCCAACCATCGGCCGGGCGCACCAGAAGCGCTACCGCGAACGCCACCGCGGCGATGACGGCATGGTGGCGGTACAGCGTGGCGAGCCCGACGCAGATGCCGCAGAGGAGCAACCCGCCTGCCCGGCGGGACCGGGCGAAAAAGTAGATCGACGCCGCGACCGGCAGGTTCATCATCACTTCGCCGCCGAACGCCGGCACTTCCACGAGGCCGGCGAGCAGCGACATCCAGGCCGCCGCCCATCCCGCTTCCTCGCTGCCTGTCCATCGCCGGGCAGCGCCGCGAAGCAGGAGCGCCGTGCAGAACACCCAGAGGACGCCGAGGATCCGGATCGGCCAGAGATTCAGACCGCCGGCCAGCGTATACGTGAGATATCCGAGAGGAGGCTTGATCTCGACCAGGTCGCGGTACGGCAGGAGCCCCTTCAGGATGCCCGCGCCGTAGACGAGGTAATCGGACTCGTCGATGTTGAGCACGCCGAACGCGAATCCCGGCGACCGCAGCAGCGCGATCACAGCGAGCAGCGTCCATGGGGAGGTGAGAAGCTTTCTCATCCTGTCGACGATGCCCTCACCCCTTCATTTCCCGGCGAAAGAGGTCGGGAAACCCTATGCAAGAACGCCGGTGGTGACAAGGAAGATGTCGCTCACTCCGAAATGCCGGGCCAAGCGGATGGGGTTCGGTTGGGAACGTGCGCCGCCGGTGTTCCGCTCAGAAGCATCGGCACCCCAATCGATAGTGCCAGTATCGATTTCATGACTGCGAGTCTTCGAACCGCTATCCTGACCGATGATGCGTTGGCTGATATCGCTGGCGGGACTGATCTGCGCCTGCTCACCCATCATTGAACTCGCCCGGCTTCCGTTCACGAGCGAAGGCGCGCCTCTCGCCGTCGACGCAACCAACGTTTATTCCGGAGCAGGTGGCGTTTTCGCCGTGCCGATCGCCGGAGGCGACCCGGTACTCGTCGGGTACCCGCGCCCAGAGGGTGACCTCACTCTGCCACGCATCACAGCTATCGCAGTCGATGACCAATTCGTCTATGCGACTTCGCAATTTGGAATGTGGCGCTTTTCGAAAAACGGGGCCGTGCCGCCAATGCGATTGGTTCCGGATACCTCACGTTTGATGGCGACGGATGGGCAATTCGTCTATTGGGGCACCTACCAGTACCGTGGCGACATCGTGGACCTGATCCAGGCGATCGACGTGAACGGCGCAGGACCGGTGATCCCGGTCTTGTCGATCAACGTTACGACCCCGCCGCCCTATGGTGGATTGGTCGCAGCGCTGTCGCTCGACGGGAATGATCTTGTCTTCTTGGCAGGCGCGCGCGTGGCGCGCATGCCCAAGCAGGGCGGTCCGGTCGAAGAGCTTTTCGCAACGACTGGCGATCCGCTCGCGATGGCCGTCGACTCGCAGCACATTGTCTTCGCGACAAGGCCTGAGCCGTCGAAGACGCGGATTTTCATGCTGCCCAAACAGTCGCCCTTTCGCGTCGTCCAGCTGATGCAAACGTCGCTCTGGGTGAAGTCGATGGCCGCCGCGAGCGGCCGGGCCTGGTGGACAGGATGGGAGAGCGCAGGCGGCGGTTCTCCCGAAGACAATTCTCCTGGAGTGGTTTTCGGCTGCTTGCGCGAGGTGAACATCCCGACCGGCAGTGGCCGCACTGTAAGCGAGGACGGCACCGTCTTTCCGGCTGTCGCCGTCAACGACAGCGGTGTGTACTGGACGGAGGCCAACAAGGTGTTGATGGTGCGGCGATGAAATTCTGCCTCGCTGTCCTCGCCGTAATGGCGCCATCGGCGGTGCGTGCGGACGTCGCGAAGGCGTCTTTCTTGGAGCGGGCCCTTGTCTTGCCCGAGCACGTCGTTCAGATCCACACGGCATATGATCTCCGCTTCGATGACGTCGGAACGACCGTACATCAGGTCCTTCTCGGCTTCGAAGTCGGCGTCCCCGGAGGCCTCCAACTCGGTTTGTCCCTGGTGCAGCGGGTCACTCCGAACCTCGGCTTTGACCGCCTGGCTGTTCGCGCCGCGTACCTCGCGCACGACCAAATCGCGGTCCGCGTCGATGGCGGCGTGTACGACACGAAAATCTACGGGCAGACACCGGGGTTCTCCGGTGGCATGGGTGTTTCCCTGCGGATCCCGCTGATCTCGGACCTCATTGTGCTGACCAGCGGCCGGTTCACCGGCCTTCCGCCCATCGGCCCGCGCTTCTCGCCGTGGCCGTCCTTTTCATTCGCCGACGATCTGATCACAGTCGACGTGAACGCCCTCGGGCTGACCGGCTCCGTCGGAGTGCCCATCGGCGTGCTGGTGCAGCTTGCTCCAGGCGTGGCGGCAGGTTTGCGCGTCGGGTACCGGCATACGTTCGGCGCGTATGCGACGGCCGATTACGTGCCAGTCGGCGTGGACCTGCTCGCTTCGGGGGCAATCGACGTCATCGTCTCAGCCGAGATGCCACGGAAACTACAGTCCGCTGCGGCTGTATACGAGGGCCGGGTCTTACTACAAGCGCGATACTAGTACCGTCGCAAATTCGGAACCGGTCGCTCGAACCCCTATGCAAGATCGCCGGCCTGACAAGGAAACTGCGCTACTGCGCTCACGGGTGCCATGTCGTCCGGGAGCGGCGGCGATAGACCCGGGACCCCGCAACGTCCGCAACGAGCGCGTAGTGCTCGTGGAGGTATCGGTCGAGCGCGGGGACCACGGAAAGTGGAACTCTCTCCCAATGGTGGATGCCCGCGGGTGCGGTGTCCACGAAGACGGGCACCCGGTTCGTTTCGAGATCGCGGAGCGTGAATGCGACGTCTCGGTCCGAGCGGAATGGCGCCAGATCGATGCCGTCCGGCAGGTGCGCCGGGTCGAAGTTGCCGACGTGGACGGAGGTGGTCACGTAACGCGTCCCGGGCAATCGTCCGGCGAGAAAATAGATCGGCGAGTAGTGGCCCCAGATGAACAGCCGCTCGTCTGCCGTCGTATTGCGGGCGAGCCAACTGGCGAGCGCACGGGCGCGCGGTTCCTGATCGGGATACCTGCCTGCCATCCCGCGCCCGAAGGAGAAGGCCATGAGGATCAGCGCCGGAAACGCACAGGCCACCAAGGCGAGCCTGCGCCGGCGCCGTGAGAAAGCCGGCCATCTCTGGACGAGCGAGGCGGCCTGCGGCGAGGCAAGAAGAGCCAAGGGTGCGACGAACTGCAGGAAGTAGTGTTCGTAGAAGCGGCCGCCGGCGCTGACGGCAATCCAGGTGAGCCATAGCGCGAGCACGACGCCGGTGCGCGCGGGGCCGCGGACGGTTGGCTGGACCGTTTCCCGCGTCGCGAGTACCCAGGGAATGATCGCGCCACCGACACAGAGTGGAATTGACTGCGCGGCGAGAAGAAACGCGTCGCGCGCCGTGCCCACGGCGTAATGCATGTTTCGGGCGATCACCCAATCCCAGAACTCCGGGAGCGCACCGATCCTCGAGAAGGCGAAGACCGTCATTACCCAAGGGAGCGCAAAGCCTGCTGCGAGCGCGAGCGGCCTGAGCAGCCGGCGAAGATCCTTGTTTCGAAGCGCGTGCCAGCAAAGCGCCAGGCCAAACGCCGCCAGCAGGATGCCGGCTTGCTGGCGAATGAGAGAGGCGACGCCGACACAGATGCCGGCGAGAAGCCCGTCAGCGAGCCCTCCTCCGGTCTCGGCCCGGACATAGAACAACAGCGCGCCGGCCGCCGGGAGAGCCATGAGCACCTCGGTGGAAACCGAAGGCACCTCGCATTGCGAAGCGAGCAGCGCGAGCCAAGGCGCCGCAGCCGCAGCCACCTCGTTCCTCGTCAGGCGCCGCGCCGCCCGACCCAGGACGAGGCACGTCGCCAGGACCCAGAAGACGCCGAGGACGTGCACCGGCAGGATGGACAAGCGGCCGAACAAAGCCGCGGGAGCAAACGGAAGGTACGCCAGCGGCGGCTTGATGTCGGCGATCTCGGCGAACGGCACGGCACCCTGGAGCATGCGCTTGGCGATGACGGCGAAATCCGATTCGTCGATGTTGAGCATCCCGAAGACGAATCCGGCGCTGCGCAGGACGACGATCGCGGCGAAGAGCGCGGGGACGGCCCACCGCCGCGGCGGAGCGCGGGCCGTGCCGAGAGCACGGCGTTGTGAAAGCGCAAACCGGATGCGCGCGAGCTCGAGCCCGAGCCGCGGGAACTGCGTGAATCGCAGCTTGGAGTCGGGCACGTCCGTCCACATCCGGAGCGGCATCTCGACCATGTCCGTAGCCCGCAGTCCGGGAATTCCGGGTGCGCCTGCCAGCAGGCGCCCGATCAGCTCCACGTCGAAAGCCCAGCGCGCGTGGAACGGTTCCTCCAGCGCTGCCGCGAGCAGTGGCGAGACTTGGAAGGCCTTCGCGCCACACTGGGTATCGTAGACGCGCAGGTCGAGGATGAGTGAGGCTGCGGTCGCGAAGACGCGGCCCAGATAGTGGCGCGCCGCACAGCCTGCGTGCGAGAGGCTCGCAGCGTAGAGACCAGGCGCAGCATCTCCCTTGCCGGCGTCGCGAGATCCGCGTCGAGAAACCCGACGATGCGCGCGCCCATCTGGATTGCCCGCAGAAGTCCGTGCCGGACTGCCTCTGCCTTCCCCTGGTTCCTCGGAAGATCGAGGCGCAAGGCGCGCGGTCCGAGCTCCGCGCAGATGGCGGCCAGGACGTCTTGCGTGTCGTCGCGAGAACCGTCGTCGACGAACAGAATGCGGGTCCCCGGCTCCGAAAGAAGCGGCCGAAACCCTTCCGCCCGCAGCCGCCGGCCCTCGTTGAAACAGGGGACCACGACGACGAGCTCGAGCGTGTCCTCTTCGGCGTCTACCATCGCGTTCCGAGTCGCACGAGGGAGCCCTTGGCATAGACCTCGATGCGGGTGAACCGCTCACATCCGCTTCGCAGCGCAAAAGGCGCTTCGGCCGCGGGGCTTGTGGTACTGAGCGCTTGTGAACGCTCCCCCGCAGCGGCGCGGAGTCGTCGCTGTGTTGACCAGGGCCGGCCTGAACCGCCCGGTGCCGGTGTTGCTCCTCTCCGCGCTCGCGGTCGCCGTCTGCGTCAAGCTCGCGTCCGGACTGGAGATCCGCTCCAGCTTCCAGGAGCTCTTGCCCGAGGACGTTCCCTCCGTCCGAGAGATCAAGCAGCTCATCCAGCGGGTCGGCGGCGATGGAACGGTGCTGGTAGTGGTCGAGTCGATGGACGGTCCCGCGGGCCTTCCCAAGGCGGAGGCGCTCGCGCCGGCCCTCGCGCGTGATTTCATCGCGATGGGTCCCAGCCAGATCCGCAGTGTCCAGTCGAGCATGGCGCCGATCCGCGACTGGTACGAGGGCCACTGGCCGCTCTTCGTTCCGGTCGAGGAGCTGCGCAAGGCGCGCGACGCCGTGCGGAACGAGATCAAACGGCGCACCGTGGCCGCCAATCCGCTGGCGGTATCGCTCGACGACGAGGAGGAAACGGCCCCGCCGGCGTTGCCGCAAGCCGCCGACTTCCTCGACCCGAAGAAACCGCTGCCGCGCGAGCGCGTCGCGGAGCGATTCGCCCGCTACGTGGACGGCTTCATGGTCTCGCCCGACCACCGATCGCTCACGATGATTGTCCGGCCCGCCGGGACGAGCCTAGGGGTAACGGAAGCGCGCGCCATGGTCGACAAGATGCAAGCGGTGGTCGCCAGGCACAAGGCGGAGCTCGATCGCGACCACCTCCGCGTCGGCCTCGCCGGCACCTTCCCGCTCTTCATCGCCGAGTACGAAGCGATCATCAACGACGTGGCGAGCACCGCCCTGATCTGCGTCTCGCTGGTGCTGATCTCCATTCTCCTCTTTTTCCGCGACGCGCGCTCCGTCTTCTCGCTCGGGCTAGCGGTGCTGATGGCCGTCGCGGTCACCTTCGGGCTCACCCGGATTGTGATCGGCTACCTCAACACGCAGACCGCTTTCCTCGGCGCCATCGTGGTGGGCAATGGCATCAACTACGGTCTCATCTACCTCGCCCGTCTCAAACAGCTGCGCTGGCAGGGAATGGGCTTGCGCGAGGCGTGCCTGGAGAGTGCGGAGACCACGGCGCGAGCCACCCTGCTCGCCTCTGCCGCAACCAGCGTCTCCTTCGGCGTGTTGGTGGTGGCCGCGAACCGGGGATTCCGCCATTTCGGCTTCATCGGCGGGATCGGCATGCTGCTTTGCTGGCTCTGCACCTTCCTGCTGGTGCCTGCGCTCCTGACCCTGTACGAGAAGCTGCGCGGCGCTCCCAAGGTCCGTCCCGACACGACGCAGGAGAAGCTGCGCCCGGTCGTCGCGCGCATCGTCGAGCAGCGCCGTCCGATCATCGTCGCCTTCGCCGTGCTGACGGTGATCTCCGCGGCGCTCTTCATCCGGCAGATCCCGACTGCGATGGAGCGCAACCTCGACAATCTCACCAACGACCTGAAGGGCCACGATCAGCTGAAGGCCGATCACGATCGAGCCAACTCGGCGCTCGGGAGGTCCATCTCCGGCGCAATCGCGCTGCTCGATTCTTGGCCCGAAGCGGATCAATTCTGCGCCATCATCGGCGAACGGATGAAGCAATCGCCCTACGACCGCTTGATCGACTCCTGCGACACGCTCTCCTCGGTGGTGCCCCGCGATCAGGACGAGAAGTTGAAGGTGATCCGGGAGATCGTCGCCGAGTTGCCCGACCGGGTCATCAGAAGGCTCGACGCTGTCCAGCGGGACCGCGTGCGCCAGGTCCGCGATCAACTCGCCGCGCAAAAGCCGGTCACGGTGGAGCAGGCCGATCCGGCGCTGGTTGATCGTTTCCGCGAGCGCGACGGCACCGTCGGCCGGCTCGCGGCGGTGACCGCCAAGCCCCAGGCGAGGCTCGAGCTGGCTCAGAACCTCGAGGACTTCGTCCGCGGCGTCCGCGACGTGCAGATCGGCGGCAAGACCTTCGACGCGACGGGAGAAAACGTCATCTTCGCCGACCTGCTCACGAATATCGATCGCGAGGGTCCCCGCACCACCTTCTTCTCCTTCGCCGGCGTCTGCGCACTGGTGCTCGTCTTCTTCCGCAGGCTGCGGACCGCCACCGAGGTGATGGGCTCCCTCTTCATCGGCGTGGTGCTGATGTGCGGGATCGCCGCGGCGGTGGATCTCAAGATCAACTTCTTCAACTTCATCGTCTACCCGATCACCTTCGGGATCGCCGTCGACTACGGCGCGAACATCGCCGCCCGCAACCGCGAGCGGGGCGGCGACGTGATCGGATCGGTGTCGGAAGTCGGACCGGCGGTGATGCTCTGCTCCTGGACGTCGATCATCGGCTACGGCTCGCTGCTGTTCTCGCTCAACCGCGCGCTGCGCAGCTTCGGGTGGTACGCGATGGCCGGTGAAGTCACCACCATCCTGACCGCCGTCATCCTCCTCCCCGCGCTCCTGGCGCTGGCGCGCCCGAGAGAGCCGGAAACGGAATCCCTCGTCCGCCGGCGCTCCGCCGCCGGCGCTCCTCCTGATACACTCGAAGGGTGACGCGGCCCTCCAGACCTTTCGTCGTGCTCCTCCTGCTGGCGACGGGACTGCTGTTGTACGTGGCCTGGCCGTTCCGCACCCCGCTCTTCCTCGCGGTGGTGATCGCCGCCGTGCTTCACGATCCCCTGGAGCGTCTGACCATCGCGATGCGCGGACGGCGCACCGTCGCCAGCGGGGTGGTGACGCTCGCGGTGCTCATCCTGATCGTGGCCCCCTTTGCCGCGCTGGTCGGCTTCGTCACGCGGGAGTTCGCCTCGGGACTGTCGTATCTGCGCGGGACGCTCGGCGTCACATCCGTGTCCCAGCTGCAAGGCGCGGAGCTGCCGATGCCGCTGCAACGGATGCTCGAGATGCTCCACGTCAGCCGCGAGCAGGTGTTCGATCTGGTCACCAGGGTCGTGGAGATCGTTCAGGACGCTCTCCCGGAAATCGTCGCCTCGGGAAGCAAGGCCGTGCTGTCCACCGCGATCATGCTCATCGCGCTGTACTTCCTGCTCGTCGACGGAGCGCGCGTCGTGCAGTGGGCATGGCGCGTGTCCCCCCTCGATGCCCGCCAGACCGAGGAGCTGACCGCCGAGATGCGGCGGGTGACCCGGGCGACCGTAATCGGCATCCTCGCCACCGCCGTCTTCCAGGGCATGGCTGCGGCCGGCGGCTACCTCGCGGTTGGCATTCCACACGCGGCCTTCTTCGGCCTGCTCACCGCGATGGTCTCCTTCGTTCCGGGCGTCGGCACGAGCCTGGTCTGGGCGCCAGCGGCTACCTCTCTCTGGATCGGAGGTCGCCCCATCGCGGCGGTGGCGCTGGCGTTGTTCTG encodes the following:
- a CDS encoding class I SAM-dependent methyltransferase, with amino-acid sequence MQCPVCGGALSRKVHRRVRDFEHGLPVLADFDACPSCGLIAQVPPPNAAALATYYPRDYRPHAAAAVTNGVSLMTRLKNVQASLQIRRLAKFLPPRDQPILELGCGGGHFLRALDRHGYTNLTGIDRTPELGRALEGTRIRYRALDLDRSLDLGGPYQAIVMNYVIEHFVSPEAVLRACRKALAPGGRVLLLTPNSRAISHRVFGRYWSGLHAPRHTQLFHPGNLRLLAEKIGFGNLEMVYPTDPASWTLSFQNLIQGMKRTGRPPRAGTAWYSLALLPAWYPFALIETLARRASSMFAVLTA
- a CDS encoding glycosyltransferase → MVDAEEDTLELVVVVPCFNEGRRLRAEGFRPLLSEPGTRILFVDDGSRDDTQDVLAAICAELGPRALRLDLPRNQGKAEAVRHGLLRAIQMGARIVGFLDADLATPAREMLRLVSTLRASRTQAVRRATIWAASSRPQPHSSSTCASTIPSVARRPSKSRHCSRQRWRNRSTRAGLSTWS
- a CDS encoding AI-2E family transporter codes for the protein MTRPSRPFVVLLLLATGLLLYVAWPFRTPLFLAVVIAAVLHDPLERLTIAMRGRRTVASGVVTLAVLILIVAPFAALVGFVTREFASGLSYLRGTLGVTSVSQLQGAELPMPLQRMLEMLHVSREQVFDLVTRVVEIVQDALPEIVASGSKAVLSTAIMLIALYFLLVDGARVVQWAWRVSPLDARQTEELTAEMRRVTRATVIGILATAVFQGMAAAGGYLAVGIPHAAFFGLLTAMVSFVPGVGTSLVWAPAATSLWIGGRPIAAVALALFCLIVVVGAEQVGKPLLMRGQVQMHTGLIFLSLLGGLAMFGLLGILLGPLIVAFFLAMVRIYERDFRHSGAPPVASDRAA